In Microbulbifer celer, a single window of DNA contains:
- a CDS encoding chemotaxis protein CheW: MSGLDALPTTELPQEVSCLLLPLADGQLLVPVDTLSEIIALQSPVSAFDAPEWYMGELHWRELRLPLLAFEVMRGKPMPALRSHCRIAVLNSGNPDGDLPFFALVLQGTPRLVRVTPEELAGREGECAMGELMHVALSGEVAVIPDLGTLEEACLRYRKGR, from the coding sequence ATGAGCGGACTTGACGCCCTGCCCACAACAGAACTGCCTCAGGAGGTCAGCTGCCTGCTGCTGCCGTTGGCGGATGGTCAGTTGCTGGTACCGGTGGATACCCTGTCGGAAATCATTGCCCTGCAGAGCCCGGTCTCCGCTTTTGACGCGCCGGAATGGTATATGGGCGAGCTTCATTGGCGGGAGTTGCGCCTGCCGTTGCTGGCTTTTGAGGTGATGCGCGGCAAGCCGATGCCCGCCTTGCGCAGCCACTGTCGGATCGCGGTGCTGAACAGCGGCAACCCCGATGGAGACCTGCCATTTTTTGCCCTGGTACTGCAGGGTACGCCGCGACTGGTGCGTGTAACCCCGGAAGAGCTGGCGGGGCGCGAAGGCGAATGTGCCATGGGCGAGCTGATGCATGTGGCACTGTCCGGTGAAGTGGCGGTAATTCCCGATCTCGGGACACTGGAAGAGGCCTGCCTGCGGTACCGCAAAGGCCGCTGA
- a CDS encoding penicillin-binding protein 1A: MTEKARNRLLSLLWLALAGAAAGAMAFSSLYLYLKPGLPSIERLRDIRLQTPLRIYSSDMQLIGEFGEKRRSPIDIEQTPEMFVKAILAAEDDGFYSHSGVSIKGLMRAVRQLVASGSIQSGGSTLTMQVARNFFLSREQRFIRKFNEILLSLQIEQELSKDEILELYINKIFLGNRAYGFQAAAHVYYGKDINELNLAQWAMMAGLPKAPSAYNPLANPTRALVRRNWILKRMLELGYIRQDEYKNSITAPVSARYHGRDLDLSAPYVAEMARKEAVDLFGDAAYTDGYQVVTTVDSKLQEAARKALQKGLETYDSRHGYRGPEQQLDPELLSDSDQLVDLLHEIPVLGGLEPAVVTAVAPQKLIVQLRNRRVVEIPWEHGLSNLRPYISENARGARIKSAEEMFAPGDVVRLRRVVVSAEEVAQELAEENQSETAQQIQIDSPNDDPFAQSDTEEEAQQHAPQMREEWHLTQVPEAQSALISLAPEDGAIRALVGGYDFRQSHFNRVTQAARQPGSNFKPFIYSSAIEKGYTAASIINDAPIIFEETNLADVWRPENSSGDFLGPIRLRQALYLSKNLVSIRLLQALGIDYALNFVQKFGFDRGKLARNLTIALGSSELTPLEIARGYAAFANGGFRVEPYLVDKVMDVHGDAVYQALPLTVCRNCPAPGEIDSSNAEPEPIDLLAVQKEAELIPPEDEPVELRTLPVAPLHAGEQARPRAPRAISAETAYIMDSMLKDVIKKGTGRKALVMERGDIAGKTGTTNGPRDAWFSGYSPHLATSVWVGFDSNSELGKNEYGGSAALPIWIDYMSTALEGRPERHLAQPDNIVTMRINPRTGMRTSRGGIFEIFRADRVPGRETYGNYPSIYSDGPDSASPSSSSSEQAQESIPEELF; encoded by the coding sequence ATGACCGAAAAAGCCCGCAATCGCCTGTTGTCACTGCTGTGGCTCGCCCTCGCCGGCGCCGCTGCCGGCGCCATGGCCTTTTCCAGCCTCTATCTGTACCTGAAGCCCGGGTTGCCGTCGATAGAGCGCCTGCGCGATATCCGCCTGCAGACCCCATTGCGCATCTACTCCAGCGATATGCAACTGATCGGTGAGTTCGGAGAAAAGCGGCGCAGCCCGATCGACATTGAGCAGACACCGGAGATGTTCGTCAAGGCTATCCTCGCCGCTGAAGACGACGGCTTTTACTCCCACAGTGGCGTCTCCATCAAAGGCCTGATGCGCGCGGTACGCCAACTGGTAGCCAGCGGTTCCATCCAGTCCGGGGGCAGTACCCTCACCATGCAGGTGGCCCGCAATTTCTTCCTGAGCCGGGAACAGCGCTTTATCCGCAAGTTCAACGAGATCCTGCTGTCCCTGCAGATCGAACAGGAATTGAGCAAGGACGAGATTCTCGAACTCTATATCAACAAGATTTTTCTCGGCAACCGCGCCTACGGCTTCCAGGCCGCAGCCCATGTCTATTACGGCAAGGACATCAATGAGCTGAACCTGGCCCAATGGGCGATGATGGCGGGCCTGCCCAAAGCACCCTCCGCTTATAACCCCCTGGCCAACCCCACGCGCGCATTGGTACGTCGCAACTGGATCCTGAAGCGCATGCTCGAACTGGGCTATATCCGCCAGGACGAGTATAAAAACTCCATCACCGCCCCGGTGAGTGCGCGCTATCACGGCCGCGATCTCGACCTGAGTGCGCCCTATGTCGCCGAAATGGCCCGAAAAGAAGCGGTGGACCTGTTCGGAGATGCAGCCTATACCGATGGGTACCAGGTGGTCACTACCGTCGACAGCAAGCTGCAGGAGGCCGCGCGCAAAGCACTGCAGAAGGGCCTGGAAACTTACGACAGCCGCCACGGGTACCGCGGTCCGGAGCAACAACTTGATCCGGAGCTACTCTCCGACAGCGATCAGCTTGTGGATCTCCTGCACGAGATACCGGTACTTGGCGGCCTCGAACCCGCAGTGGTAACCGCCGTGGCGCCGCAAAAGCTGATCGTACAGCTACGCAATCGACGGGTTGTGGAGATCCCCTGGGAACACGGCCTCAGCAATCTGCGCCCGTACATTTCGGAAAATGCCCGCGGTGCACGCATCAAATCCGCGGAGGAGATGTTTGCCCCGGGGGATGTGGTACGACTGCGCCGCGTGGTGGTCAGTGCGGAAGAGGTTGCGCAAGAACTGGCAGAGGAAAACCAGTCAGAAACCGCGCAACAAATACAGATTGACAGCCCGAACGACGACCCGTTTGCCCAAAGTGACACAGAAGAGGAGGCCCAACAGCACGCCCCCCAGATGCGCGAAGAGTGGCATCTGACACAGGTCCCGGAGGCCCAGAGTGCTTTGATTTCACTGGCACCGGAAGACGGCGCGATCCGGGCACTGGTTGGTGGTTACGACTTTCGGCAGAGTCACTTCAACCGGGTTACTCAGGCGGCGCGTCAGCCCGGCTCCAACTTCAAACCTTTTATCTATTCTTCCGCCATCGAGAAGGGCTACACCGCGGCGAGTATCATCAATGACGCGCCGATCATTTTCGAGGAAACCAACCTCGCGGACGTGTGGCGGCCGGAAAACTCCAGCGGTGACTTTCTCGGGCCCATCCGTTTGCGGCAGGCCCTGTACCTGTCCAAAAACCTGGTGTCGATCCGCCTGCTTCAGGCCCTGGGTATCGATTATGCGCTCAATTTCGTGCAGAAATTCGGTTTTGATCGCGGCAAGCTCGCCCGCAACCTGACCATCGCACTGGGCAGCTCCGAGCTGACGCCACTGGAGATTGCCCGCGGCTATGCCGCCTTTGCCAATGGCGGCTTCCGGGTCGAACCCTACCTGGTGGACAAAGTCATGGATGTCCATGGCGACGCGGTCTATCAGGCACTGCCGTTGACGGTCTGCCGCAATTGTCCGGCACCGGGAGAAATCGACAGCAGCAACGCCGAACCGGAGCCGATCGATCTGCTTGCGGTACAGAAGGAGGCTGAACTGATCCCCCCTGAAGACGAACCGGTGGAGCTGCGTACCCTTCCCGTTGCGCCCCTGCACGCGGGAGAACAGGCGCGCCCACGGGCGCCGCGCGCGATCTCTGCGGAAACCGCCTATATCATGGACTCCATGCTCAAAGACGTGATCAAGAAGGGCACTGGCCGTAAAGCGCTGGTCATGGAGCGCGGCGATATCGCCGGTAAAACCGGTACTACCAACGGTCCGCGGGATGCCTGGTTCTCCGGCTACAGCCCGCACCTGGCAACCAGCGTCTGGGTCGGATTCGACTCCAACTCAGAGCTCGGTAAAAACGAGTATGGTGGCTCAGCCGCCCTGCCGATCTGGATTGACTACATGAGCACCGCCCTGGAAGGACGACCAGAGCGCCATCTGGCGCAGCCGGATAATATCGTCACCATGCGCATCAATCCGCGTACCGGTATGCGCACCTCCCGCGGCGGCATTTTCGAGATTTTTCGTGCCGACCGGGTACCGGGTCGGGAAACCTACGGTAACTACCCATCCATCTACTCGGATGGGCCGGACAGTGCATCGCCCTCCTCGTCTTCCAGCGAGCAGGCTCAGGAGTCGATTCCGGAAGAACTGTTCTGA
- a CDS encoding PilN domain-containing protein encodes MAKINLLPWRQEYRAQKQKEFQQVAVLVVIAAAFSVFMWMKFVDTQVANQNERNQLLQTEINALNKQVREIKDLKKRRQELIDRMRVIQELQGNRPLSVRYFDEMVRAAPEGLWLTNLKRTGKSVKISGVAESNNRVSSFMRSLDQSEWFQSPNLTGVTAKPEFGEQASAFEMTVNVSGRKKEDEADADGRGV; translated from the coding sequence ATGGCAAAGATCAACCTACTCCCCTGGCGTCAGGAATATCGCGCGCAGAAACAGAAAGAGTTTCAGCAGGTCGCCGTTCTGGTAGTGATTGCTGCGGCCTTTTCCGTGTTTATGTGGATGAAGTTCGTCGATACACAGGTCGCCAACCAGAATGAACGCAACCAGCTGCTGCAGACGGAAATCAATGCCCTGAACAAGCAGGTGCGCGAGATCAAGGATCTCAAGAAGCGTCGCCAGGAATTGATTGACCGCATGCGCGTGATCCAAGAGCTGCAAGGCAACCGCCCGCTTTCCGTACGTTACTTTGATGAAATGGTCCGCGCGGCGCCGGAAGGCCTGTGGTTGACCAACCTCAAGCGCACCGGCAAGTCGGTGAAGATTTCCGGGGTGGCGGAATCCAACAATCGGGTTTCCTCCTTCATGCGTAGCCTGGATCAGTCTGAATGGTTTCAGTCGCCGAATCTGACCGGGGTGACCGCGAAGCCGGAATTTGGTGAGCAGGCCAGCGCATTTGAAATGACCGTGAACGTCAGTGGCCGCAAGAAAGAAGATGAAGCCGACGCTGACGGCAGGGGGGTATAA
- a CDS encoding type IV pilus inner membrane component PilO has translation MALEDTLKQLNELDINDIDFSRVGVWPLAGRIALLVVIAAVLVGGGYFFLIKDRYQQLSFAENKENELFTQFEKKSFEAANLEAYREQLVEMEETFGALLKQLPKDTEVPGLLEDIDEFGRGSGLTIQKVALEGEQVGEFYVELPIRIEVQGGYHEFGAFISGIAGMPRIVTLHDYDIQTSKDGGALLNMVVNAKTYRYKDQGEEG, from the coding sequence ATGGCTCTGGAAGATACCCTGAAGCAGCTCAATGAGCTGGATATCAACGATATCGATTTCTCCCGCGTGGGCGTGTGGCCGCTGGCCGGGCGCATCGCACTGCTGGTGGTGATTGCTGCCGTGCTGGTGGGCGGTGGTTACTTCTTTCTGATCAAGGATCGCTACCAACAGCTGTCGTTTGCGGAGAACAAGGAAAACGAACTGTTTACCCAGTTTGAAAAGAAATCCTTTGAAGCCGCCAACCTGGAGGCGTATCGCGAGCAGCTGGTGGAGATGGAGGAGACCTTTGGCGCACTGCTCAAGCAGCTGCCGAAAGACACCGAGGTCCCCGGGCTGCTGGAAGACATTGATGAGTTCGGTCGTGGCAGCGGTCTGACCATTCAGAAGGTGGCTCTGGAAGGCGAGCAGGTGGGTGAGTTCTATGTTGAACTGCCGATCCGCATAGAGGTTCAGGGCGGTTATCACGAATTCGGGGCTTTCATCAGCGGCATCGCCGGGATGCCGCGGATTGTTACCCTGCATGATTATGATATCCAGACGTCGAAGGATGGCGGTGCGCTGCTGAATATGGTAGTGAACGCCAAAACCTATCGTTACAAGGATCAGGGGGAAGAAGGATGA
- a CDS encoding pilus assembly protein PilM, producing the protein MGMLPFLNKGPKALLGLDISSTSVKLLELSRNGDKYRVESYATEPLPPNAVVDKNINDVAATAEAIRKVVRRSKTRLRQAAVAVSGSAVITKTLDMPADLSDEALEAQIALEADQYIPYPLDEVNLDFEVQGVSERGEGQAEVLLAACRSENIEQRVSALGEADLQAGVVDVEAYAIERAYTLMDSQFPAQEQLVVAVIDIGATMSALSVMVDGRTVYTREQLFGGRQLTDEIQRRYGLSAEEATLAKRQGGSGLPDDYYPEVLEPFRDAVVQQVTRSLQFFYSSTSYSDVDYILLGGGVAAMDGLAELVGQKLNKPTLVANPFRDMSVASRVSRQALAAEAPSLMIAAGLAMREKDY; encoded by the coding sequence ATGGGGATGCTCCCTTTTCTCAATAAGGGGCCTAAGGCACTGCTTGGGCTCGATATTAGCTCCACCTCGGTAAAGTTGCTTGAACTGAGTCGCAATGGCGACAAATACCGCGTGGAAAGCTATGCAACAGAGCCTCTGCCTCCGAATGCGGTAGTGGACAAAAATATCAACGATGTCGCTGCCACCGCGGAAGCCATCCGCAAGGTGGTGCGCCGCTCCAAGACCCGTTTGCGCCAGGCAGCTGTGGCCGTTTCCGGTTCAGCAGTCATCACCAAGACCCTGGATATGCCCGCGGACCTGTCCGACGAGGCGCTGGAAGCGCAGATTGCCCTGGAGGCCGATCAGTACATTCCGTACCCGCTGGACGAGGTGAACCTCGACTTTGAGGTGCAGGGAGTGTCCGAGCGGGGTGAGGGGCAGGCGGAAGTGTTGCTGGCCGCGTGTCGCAGCGAGAACATCGAACAGCGAGTTTCCGCGCTGGGTGAGGCGGATCTGCAGGCCGGTGTCGTCGACGTTGAGGCCTATGCGATCGAGCGCGCCTATACCCTGATGGACAGCCAGTTTCCGGCTCAGGAGCAGCTGGTGGTCGCGGTCATCGATATCGGTGCCACCATGAGTGCACTGTCGGTCATGGTGGATGGTCGCACCGTGTATACTCGCGAGCAGCTGTTCGGCGGGCGTCAGCTCACCGATGAAATCCAGCGCCGTTACGGTCTGTCTGCGGAAGAGGCGACACTGGCCAAGCGCCAGGGTGGCAGCGGACTGCCGGATGACTACTATCCGGAAGTGCTGGAGCCCTTCCGCGATGCGGTGGTGCAGCAGGTCACCCGCTCCCTGCAATTTTTCTACTCATCGACCTCCTACAGCGATGTGGACTACATCCTGCTCGGTGGTGGCGTCGCCGCCATGGACGGGCTGGCAGAGCTCGTGGGGCAAAAGCTCAATAAGCCGACCCTGGTGGCCAATCCGTTCCGGGACATGAGTGTCGCCTCGCGGGTGAGTCGCCAGGCACTGGCCGCGGAGGCGCCGTCGCTGATGATTGCCGCCGGCCTCGCCATGCGGGAGAAGGATTACTGA